The following DNA comes from Rosa rugosa chromosome 5, drRosRugo1.1, whole genome shotgun sequence.
AATATCACTGAAAACTGTACAAAAGGAAGCATACACATGCACATCATCTATCATTTTAAATTTATAAGCAGAATTGTTGAAACCAGTACCTGAGTGATTGGCGACCAAATAATTTGACTGCTAAGCAATATGAAATCCATCCAAGAAGCATAGAAACGGACAGTGAAAAAGTCAAGAAGCCTCCGCTCAACCCAGCATACAGGTAAGCCTGCTTTCACTAAAGTAGTTTCACAACTCATCCCCTTGAGTGCTTAAGtaaattgcaaaaaaaaaaaaaaaaaactatccaaCAAAAGAAACTAATCATGCATTCACGCTACATACCACAGTTATTGTAGCGTATAATCCAAAAGCTCCCCAGAACCTTGCTTCATCCGATAAAGCCTGCAAGACTCAAGCTTGTTACAACTTATCTTAGATAATGGGATTAATGATATATCTACAAATATTCTTAATATCTAGATTAGAATGGAATCATGATGCACCAAGATCAGATTTTTAAGACAAATATAAAGCACATGCAAAAGATCACTAGGTCCGAATTGCAAAATCTTTACAATGTGTAAGTAAGATAGTTAACACAACAGGATATGTATGATTTGAAAGAAACCTGAAACTTCAACCACTGAATGCTactaaaaaaagagagaaaggatACATGAAAACTAATCAGCTAAATAGATTTGGGaaaagaaaatatgaagaagATAAGCTGAGTAAATATCTGGTGCATGACAGTACCTCTTTTAAAGACTTGACAACTGATGCCTCTTGAGTGAGGGGAAAGCTACTCCAAACAAATCTTGGAATTAACAGACCAACAAGAGAGCAAGGTATGAACATCAAATAAGCCAAATATGGATGAGCAAACCTGCATTTCAACCAAAATGTCAGTCAGAGTTGTCAACATATAAAGCTCCATCTTCTTTTTCTGATCACATCAACAACTGAGAAATACAACAATTATTCTtccgtgagtcgaactcacaacgtATAAAGCTCAGCTAGAATCAATTTTTTATGTGATAGCCTGATATGAGGAAGAATTGATGGGGTACAATTGCTGTTTAGTTGTCACTGAATTTACATTATTAACTTCATTCATGAATTTAAGGTGATCTAGAACTTCAATCAAGCACGATAAGAATTGCTGAAATAGAATTTCTGATAAATGAACATAATTAAATTCTGAATACTACTTAAATATGAGCTAGAATCGCTAAACCCATTTGGAATTCCTTATGGATAAGTAGAATGCTAAGTTAGAAATAACAGGACAATAGTTCATAAGAAAttgattgaatgagatttaattttGCAAGAGCAATTCCAGAAGATATAAACCCACCAGTTCATTGCACGACTAGCAAACAACAATCTCACGATGGAAAAGATAACCGGAATTACAATTGCTAGAAAAACCCCAGCAGCATGGAAAAGCATTCCTGCAAAATTAACAAATTGGACAACAATCAGGAATTAGACCTATGAGAAGAGAACCAGAACTTACTGGGCCAAAGACTATTATAGGACTACGAAATTAGCAATAGGTTGCTGCATGTATTTACATTGAAGCAGTAGATTTACCTTTTACAAAATTGCTGAAAGTAGCAAACCAAGGTAGGAGCCCAGGATTCTGCTTTTGTGAGAAAAATGGCATAGCCAGGAAGATGCCAATAGGAATAGGGTGAAGTACCATAGCTACCTTCCGAGAATAGTATATCTAATAGTCATcatggagaaagagagagagagttgttaGACAAACAATGTGTCATGAAAATATCAAAAATTATGAGCTTGTAACATACCATGAACCATGTTAAATAATCAAAGAAAACAGCACGTCCATCCTCATGCTGCTTCGCAGTTGATACAATAGAATGTCTTTCGAGAGTATTTTGTAGCGTAGAAGAATTGGTGAAGGCTTTAAGCATGCTAAACAGATTTTCTCCACGAGCTTGTATACTTCCAGGTCTGGAGGCATTGGAATGTATCAGAGGAAGTGCTTAGGAACGAAGCGATTTGAAACTTTAAAGTAAGTAAAACTGTACCAAAATAGCAGATGTAATGCATACAATAGTCTCTCCACTGTATCGAAGGATGTATGATAAAAATAACCGCCAAGGAGAAAGATAATATCCAAGCCAGGAATGTCACCATAGTCCTCGGAAAATATTCGAAAATCTGTATCTCCAGGAACAACAGGAAAAACATCCTGCACACGTAAACATACAGAAGTTAGCCAGCTAATGAAAGGAAGACGGACAAGCATATAGTATCTGCTTTAGTGTCATCATCTAAAGATACAAAAGATACCAGAAGATCATAACATTATTATGGTTTAGGATTAAGAATGAaaacatcactcttattctacCCATTATTAAAATGATATATGGTTTAAAGACAATTCAATGATGAACCCGTTCCAAGGGGAAATGTaaatttctataaaaaaaacactaaaataCATGGAGGTCAATAAGCTGCAGTCATCAAAATGAGAATTAATATCCGATACTCCATGAAATAGCAAAACATTAACCTGGGCTGCGCTATGTGCCATGGGATATACTGCTGATTGAGCATAGACCTGAGAAGGCCAGGAACTAGGTCCTGATTGGCAAACTAAATCTGCAAAATCAAAGCTACAGAAATCAATAAAAAAGGCTGCAACATAAAAAGTTACCGTTTCACAAAGCAATAAAAAATGCAAATGAAAAATCCACATATTCTATAAATAAAGATTGATAGTTTTAAATATGTGAACCCTACACCTACTTCTGCTAAAATGTAAtccataataaataaaaacagatGAGCAAAAGGCAATAGTTTTGTAAATACAGGTAAaaacattttaaaacacaaTTGCATCCCATCTTTTCAAGCCAACTGATATAACAATTCCAAGCAAGCAGTTTGTGTTTTCTAGGTTATACTGCTCTCAAAATAGTCAAGCAAAAGGAAATGAATCACCAATTAATAGTTTCAGTAGAAGCAATAAGTTCAGCACACTAAAACATATGacacaaaataattaacaaatggTTGACATCCTACCAGGACCGCCTGTCCCCGACGCTTCCACATTTATAAAAGCCCCAATAGTTTCACGCCATTTATGTGTCTTCATGAAGCCATGAGACCCCTAAAATAGCATATAAGTTATCACATCAGATGAGCACAAACACATCAAAGAGCCATACCATAACAATTAACATGCTCAAAAAAAGATTTCAAAGtagcataattttgaaatttggcTCCCCAACTGAACCTTATTAAAACCACGTACCAGCAAAAAGAGCTCTTCTGCaccattaaaaagaaaaataacaggCTGAGGGGGAACCCATCCAGAGTCCACAATAAGTCTTGCTATTTCCAGCATTGATGCTACCAAGGAATagttaaataaattaataaataaatatgaaTGGTAAGTATGGTAGTTTCAATCagatgatgattttttttttgtacccACCTACACATGACCCACAATCACCAGCACCCGGAGAACCAAGTGGACTATCAAAATGGCCATTCAACAATACTGACGGATCAGAGTCTTGTGAATCTACTGATGATATTCTGCCATTAAGTTAAGCACGAATGCTACATTATCTCACTAGATAGTCGTAACTATGCTAACCATGAGACCCACTGGTTTATCCAAatacaagaaaataaagctCAACAAACGAAAGTGCAATTAATTAAGCAATCGGATGTGTACTAACCTCATCACAATATTTGTGTGGTTTCTGTACCCCAGAGATATGCTATAGCCTAAAAACAGCATATTAAATGTGCCATTCACAACAGTCTCTTCTATCTCAACTCTGCATATAGAAAATTTAGGCATCATAGTCAGTTACCAAACTCAGATAAACAATAAACTCTTACGAGCCAAGCAGAATGCAACAAAATCTACGTAAATACCTAAAGTTAGGTCCAGCTCGCTCCTTTACCATCTCCAACTGCGCTGTAATATATCGAGCAGCTTCTCTCAATCCAGGACTCCCTTCCTACTCAACAAACATATGAACTTGCTTTTAAATAACTCAACCCggaataaataaaaagtaatctCTCTAATAGCAACAAAAAATGCCATTAATCAAAGAAATGAACTGGCCACTATGCTCAGCTCCGTTCAATTTCACAAGACACTTCCATATACTATCAGAGAATGtaaattttgagttttttttttttgttttttttatcaattgAGCTTTTTTACTGTTCAACTTTTCCACATTTTATCAAATGGCATCAAAATGAGATTGAACCGACTAAGAACGAAGAACATCAAGTTTCACCAAAAATTCatatccaaacacaaaaacacctTCCCATAGTCGTTAAATTTCGACGACGGAGCTCACCTGGCGGCTATCGATATCTTTGGCCAGGACTCGAACGTGCTCGACGGCTCGAGCCTCGGAGAATCGATCGAGCGGCGCGTCGATCCCAAGCGGCGTAATGAAGCGCATGTGGAGAATCGAGTGCACCAGGACGGCGATGAGGCCGTAAATCGCGacgagaaagagaaggaacttGAAGCCGGACACGTCGCCGGAGCCGAGCCTCGGCGCCATTGTCGCCGATTTCGATCTCTCTCAAAGGTTGAACAAGGGGATCGATGAGGTTGATAGGTCGGTCCTATTGGTGGAAATTTCGTACCAAGTTATAGAACATAGATGTGTTGAGAGTGACGGAGAAGAAGAGCGACGTGTTGGATTCGTCACTCGAGGTCAGAAAAGCGAAAAGTAGTTTCAACCTCCCTTGCTACCTCCCTCCCGCTATATGACGTTTTGATTTGACCTCGTAGAAACTCGCCCGGGGTCGACCGACTAAGACGAGTAGCCCAATCGTTATGGATAAGGGCTTGGAGGATTTCATTGGATTTTGGTTGGATACTTTTGGGCCCTTTACATTGTAAATTAccaatcaaattaaattttttaCCTAACAGTTTCATAAAAATTAATAGAGGATTGTGGCCTCTGGGACGGTGGGACCATTAATCTAGTGACCACTGTGACATTAATCTTACAAGgtatttcagaccaaaaaaaaatcttacaaGGTATTGAATTCGATTCACGAATGTGTGGTATAAGGATTGTGAAAGTGAAAAGATGTGGCCTCATTAAAGTCTTGATCGTTAAATTCCCTTAGGAGTTGGGACCAGAAACTGTGTGGTTTGCAAAATAAAATTGTCaattttatctttcttttttttttttaaaaggtaaAACATTCATAGCATTAACATTCATATGAGTatatcacttctgaaaattttcatctgaattgctaatcgttaaggtgttaaactagatcaaatcaattaaCGAACCAAATGTGGGTGTGTAAAATTTTGGCTGTGGCTCCCACCCATTAAATCAAGTCCACTGATCAAAGCCCAAAAATGACTGACAACAAGTTAAAAAGAGAGACACTAAAATATGGTCGGGTAGTGGAGAACGTGCAAACACCTCTCCTTCCACTACAACATGGAGTAAGGGCCAAGCACCATGAAGTAAGGATCAAGGAATCAATGACTATAAATTGACAAGCGTATGGAGGAATCAAGGAGAAAACAACGGTAACAAGTATCAATCCAATTTCCTTTTATTCTTCTCGAATTGATATTTACTTGGGTTTGCAAGTCCCTTCTCCTTATAACATCTTGCAGTTTAGGGCTTCTCAAAGATTGAAGGTGGGAGATTATATGTTGGGTAATCTTCCTCCCGAAATTTTATGCACCAACagttggcgccgtctgtgggaaattGAACAAAAAGCCATGAGATAGATTGAAAAGCCATGGACGCAACCATTAAAACTAGGGCAAAAGTGAATGGGGGCAGGAGCAAATTGTTCGATGGACGATAAGAAAATTCTTTTGCTTTATATTGCGTTGAATTTTGCAGTTATTATTGATTGGAGTGAGATATAATTTTATTGTACCTTTTCATTGGTTAATAGTGAAACGTTGTAGCGTCCCGCACAGAAGAGGGAAGAGAGACACCGTAAGTAAAAATGAGAACAACGCGAACAAGCCATTCTTACCAGTCATGGACAGACGATGAGAACGTGAAACGCTCCAGACCGACTGTGGCTGAACGAATCACTAAGCCCTACGGTAAATGATTTGTTGTGGTGAGTGGTAAAAAACATCAAACACGGAACCTGCCTAGCGAGAAGGAAAATTTTGAGCTACTCGCTGCCGAGAGCGAACCCATTACGATTCCAGGATaagaatttttgttttctttcattccTTCATATGGTTCCCTTAGCGACTGTAATTTTCTTAGGATCGATGAGCTGATATGATGTTGTAAAGTTAATAGATGAAGACAACGGCTTTCATCGTGGGAGGGACCTCAGATGGTTTGACTCTTCATAAGGAGCGTTACAATTTATGCTGATGAAGGAGAAAGGAAGAAATAAAATTGAGGGCAAACTTATGCGTGGAACTTTTACGGGGCGAGCTGTCGTAACTGACTAACTGGTAAACCATATTCCATAGTCATATTCTTGTTAAGTGATTAGAGGTATGTATATTTTGGCATGTATTAT
Coding sequences within:
- the LOC133710916 gene encoding uncharacterized protein LOC133710916 is translated as MAPRLGSGDVSGFKFLLFLVAIYGLIAVLVHSILHMRFITPLGIDAPLDRFSEARAVEHVRVLAKDIDSRQEGSPGLREAARYITAQLEMVKERAGPNFRVEIEETVVNGTFNMLFLGYSISLGYRNHTNIVMRISSVDSQDSDPSVLLNGHFDSPLGSPGAGDCGSCVASMLEIARLIVDSGWVPPQPVIFLFNGAEELFLLGSHGFMKTHKWRETIGAFINVEASGTGGPDLVCQSGPSSWPSQVYAQSAVYPMAHSAAQDVFPVVPGDTDFRIFSEDYGDIPGLDIIFLLGGYFYHTSFDTVERLLPGSIQARGENLFSMLKAFTNSSTLQNTLERHSIVSTAKQHEDGRAVFFDYLTWFMIYYSRKVAMVLHPIPIGIFLAMPFFSQKQNPGLLPWFATFSNFVKGMLFHAAGVFLAIVIPVIFSIVRLLFASRAMNWFAHPYLAYLMFIPCSLVGLLIPRFVWSSFPLTQEASVVKSLKEALSDEARFWGAFGLYATITVAYLYAGLSGGFLTFSLSVSMLLGWISYCLAVKLFGRQSLRSTLVYMLPILPCLAYSVYFGAFLVQFLVEKMGMMGALPPPYGYFVPDIVVAAVIGVVTSWSVGPLIPICGHWLARSSILQVLLHLSVLGLALSSQFFPYSTGAPKRVVFQHTFLTADANHVVESSYDFSVVDSNSLLFLFKHAPKVAKELHISSELSFETAKSSHRETWMGLFPVSFLFSRSLKFPARSDGILKQYGQFPHLSTYKPHTVFGEESRRIYLELSLGSLEEVWVAVLNITGPLSSWSFADNTLSATETSDGGPPSYICRLSGASPENWTFWLEANSSEDLRVEVAVVDQYMVDEAKKLKGLFPEWVDVVAYSGFLSSYIF